The genomic window TGCCATTGAATAACACAAAATCTGCCTCGGTGTATACAGCCCTTGAACCCTTGAACATTTTTATTTTATAGCCAATCACAACATCATCTTCATCATAACCTAATTCTTTTCGGAGAGGATCTATAAAATATGTTACAACTTCTTTTTCGGTCTCAAAAACCTTTTTTTGCATATCCTCAAACCACTTATCTGAGGGTTTGTTGCATGTCGGTGGTGGAAGTGGAGGCTTTATTATTGAAGAGATTACGATCCAGTAACCATCTACCGGCTCTTTTCCAAAGATCACGTCTTCATTTTCTTTTCCATGCATGGGTTTTAATTCCACTTTAAGGTCACGCTCATCCAATAGTTTTTTTACTTCTTCTACTGTCTGAGGTTGCCGAGAATAAACTTTAAACATCTTCCAGAATGTTTTACTTTTTATTATTTTTTGCTTTTTCTCACTA from Methanothrix sp. includes these protein-coding regions:
- a CDS encoding type I restriction enzyme HsdR N-terminal domain-containing protein, with translation MGNQTDEKVIAANELKDAVIASEKKQKIIKSKTFWKMFKVYSRQPQTVEEVKKLLDERDLKVELKPMHGKENEDVIFGKEPVDGYWIVISSIIKPPLPPPTCNKPSDKWFEDMQKKVFETEKEVVTYFIDPLRKELGYDEDDVVIGYKIKMFKGSRAVYTEADFVLFNGTERTPENALLVIEAKNSNNEITPDHIKEAQSYAKELIPAYYVVTNGRRTKVYQF